A genomic region of Brevibacillus sp. JNUCC-41 contains the following coding sequences:
- a CDS encoding urease accessory protein UreH, with protein sequence MSLVSILSLGFLLGIKHSLEPDHVIAVATTAGKTKKLSRSTLTGVYWGIGHTCTLFFIGMLFIWMKGEIPESLSMTLEFGVGIMLVMLGAKSLFKACPNITNDKDRFRPFLVSALIGFVHGLAGSAAMVILTMSTVSGIGEGAIYIIIFGAGTIIGMLCFTTLLGIPFALNGKDIVLNRIFIKMAGALSFAFGLYYIYKLGVTEGLFAIWAN encoded by the coding sequence ATGAGCTTGGTGTCGATTCTTTCATTAGGGTTCCTATTGGGAATAAAGCATTCGTTAGAGCCGGATCATGTTATTGCCGTAGCAACCACTGCAGGAAAAACGAAAAAATTATCGCGGTCCACTCTAACGGGGGTGTATTGGGGAATAGGCCATACATGTACGCTGTTTTTTATAGGTATGCTATTCATTTGGATGAAAGGGGAAATTCCAGAGTCGTTAAGCATGACGCTGGAATTCGGCGTTGGTATCATGCTTGTTATGCTAGGGGCGAAAAGTTTATTTAAAGCTTGCCCTAATATCACGAACGACAAAGATAGATTTCGCCCTTTTTTGGTGTCTGCTTTGATTGGGTTCGTCCATGGTCTCGCGGGCAGTGCCGCAATGGTCATTCTAACGATGTCGACCGTAAGCGGAATAGGTGAAGGAGCCATCTATATCATTATATTTGGCGCAGGGACGATTATTGGCATGCTGTGCTTTACAACTTTACTAGGCATACCTTTTGCTTTGAATGGTAAGGACATCGTTTTAAACCGAATCTTCATCAAAATGGCGGGAGCTTTAAGTTTTGCATTCGGACTTTACTATATATACAAATTGGGTGTAACAGAAGGCTTGTTTGCAATCTGGGCTAATTGA
- the larC gene encoding nickel insertion protein: MKRPPDHEHLDGQMVKMEVNLDDISGEWLGHVMDLLFESGANDVFYTPIFMKKNRPGVLLQLLCSQQVISKIKKILFAETTTLGIRYYPLTVHRLERSLLYVDTQWGQVTIKRGFHEGQPIQQAPEYEDCRKIAVLYNIPLKRVYEEVWKCLGEVIEK; encoded by the coding sequence ATGAAGCGCCCACCTGATCATGAGCATCTTGATGGACAAATGGTAAAAATGGAAGTGAATCTAGATGATATTTCCGGTGAATGGCTTGGTCATGTAATGGATTTGTTGTTTGAATCAGGAGCAAATGATGTATTTTATACGCCTATCTTCATGAAAAAAAATCGACCAGGGGTGTTATTGCAACTTCTCTGTTCACAGCAGGTGATTTCGAAAATCAAGAAGATATTATTTGCTGAAACGACGACTCTCGGTATACGCTACTATCCTCTTACCGTGCACAGACTCGAACGATCATTATTATATGTAGACACGCAATGGGGGCAAGTGACGATAAAGAGAGGTTTCCATGAGGGCCAACCCATACAGCAGGCACCTGAATATGAAGATTGCCGTAAAATTGCCGTTCTGTACAATATACCCCTTAAAAGGGTTTATGAAGAAGTATGGAAGTGTCTCGGGGAAGTGATAGAGAAATGA
- the larC gene encoding nickel pincer cofactor biosynthesis protein LarC, producing the protein MRTLYFDCFSGISGDMVIGALIDAGADPLQMEEELKKLNIDEEYTLSWGKVVKNGITSTKFDVILTSKSEQPHEHSHSHGHKHSHNGDHSHSHEHEHNHSHALHNHHGSRTYKQIVEAINEANLNESVTNMSLAIFKKIGEAEGHIHGLPLDKVHFHEVGAVDSIIDIIGAAILIEQLGIESVQSSAIPTGSGHIHIDHGIYPVPAPATLEILKGVPIASNAIRSELATPTGAAIAAVLAEKFGSLPAMTVESIGYGAGTKTFENHPNVLRIIIGEIQ; encoded by the coding sequence ATGAGGACATTATATTTTGACTGCTTTTCCGGCATAAGCGGAGATATGGTTATTGGTGCGTTGATCGATGCGGGTGCAGACCCTTTACAAATGGAAGAAGAGTTAAAAAAGCTGAATATAGATGAAGAATATACTCTGTCATGGGGGAAAGTCGTCAAAAATGGCATTACGAGTACTAAATTTGATGTCATTCTTACCAGTAAATCAGAGCAACCACATGAACACAGCCACAGTCATGGACATAAGCACAGCCATAATGGTGATCACAGCCACAGTCATGAACATGAACACAACCATAGCCATGCACTTCACAATCATCATGGCAGCCGCACCTACAAACAAATTGTAGAAGCTATCAATGAGGCGAACCTTAATGAATCGGTAACAAACATGTCACTCGCCATATTTAAGAAGATTGGTGAAGCGGAAGGGCACATACACGGGCTTCCGCTTGATAAAGTTCACTTTCATGAGGTAGGAGCTGTAGATTCGATAATAGATATAATCGGGGCTGCAATTTTAATCGAACAGCTAGGTATTGAATCAGTTCAGTCATCAGCCATTCCAACGGGATCTGGACATATACATATTGATCACGGCATATACCCGGTTCCTGCACCTGCCACACTTGAAATATTAAAGGGGGTACCGATTGCCTCAAACGCTATTCGTTCTGAATTAGCAACGCCAACCGGTGCTGCCATCGCTGCGGTTTTAGCTGAAAAATTTGGTTCGCTTCCAGCCATGACTGTCGAATCGATTGGCTATGGTGCGGGGACAAAAACATTTGAAAATCATCCGAACGTCCTTCGCATTATTATAGGGGAGATCCAATGA